In a genomic window of Croceibacterium sp. TMG7-5b_MA50:
- the murG gene encoding undecaprenyldiphospho-muramoylpentapeptide beta-N-acetylglucosaminyltransferase, whose translation MTAPGGESPIPGIVSRHFVLVAGGTGGHLTPAYALAQELERRGHQVALITDARGAAIPGKPDFLPAQVMAAGRFTKNPLGWGKAMSAMLEGRRMARALYKEMRPTAVVGFGGYPALPALVAANHDKIPTVIHEQNAVLGRVNRLLARGVDAIAIAYDKVGRLDASHAAKVHVVGNPVRPAVLALRDEPYPQVMPGGPVRLLVTGGSQGARVLSDVVPQGLALLPAEMRDRLHVTQQCRPEDLERVRAFYADNAIAADLASFFTDMDARLATTHLFIGRAGASTIAELSAAGRPAILIPLPIATDDHQAANAAELAAAGGARSIRQHMFTPAELARQMAELLADPEGLAVAAHAAWNCGRPDAARDLADLVEGFGGTPVQDVIRVAPASAPLLGGAAEPAA comes from the coding sequence GTGACCGCGCCTGGCGGGGAGAGCCCGATCCCGGGCATTGTCTCGCGCCACTTCGTGCTGGTCGCGGGCGGCACCGGCGGGCACCTGACGCCAGCCTATGCCCTGGCGCAGGAACTGGAGCGGCGCGGGCACCAGGTGGCGCTGATCACCGATGCGCGCGGGGCGGCAATCCCGGGCAAGCCTGATTTCCTGCCCGCGCAGGTGATGGCGGCGGGTCGTTTCACGAAGAACCCGCTCGGCTGGGGCAAGGCGATGTCGGCCATGCTGGAAGGCCGGCGTATGGCGCGCGCTCTGTACAAGGAGATGCGGCCGACCGCCGTGGTGGGCTTCGGCGGCTATCCCGCGCTGCCCGCGCTGGTGGCGGCGAACCATGACAAGATCCCGACGGTGATCCACGAACAGAACGCGGTGCTGGGCCGGGTGAACCGCCTGCTGGCGCGCGGGGTGGATGCGATCGCCATCGCCTATGACAAGGTCGGCCGGCTGGATGCGAGCCATGCCGCGAAGGTCCATGTGGTCGGCAATCCGGTGCGCCCGGCCGTGCTGGCCCTGCGGGACGAACCCTATCCGCAGGTCATGCCCGGTGGCCCGGTGCGCCTGCTGGTGACCGGCGGCAGCCAGGGTGCGCGCGTGCTGTCGGACGTGGTGCCGCAGGGCCTCGCTCTGCTGCCGGCGGAGATGCGCGACCGGCTCCATGTGACGCAGCAGTGCCGGCCGGAGGATCTGGAACGGGTGCGCGCCTTCTATGCCGACAATGCCATCGCCGCGGACCTTGCCAGTTTCTTCACCGACATGGATGCGCGGCTTGCCACCACGCACCTGTTCATTGGCCGTGCGGGCGCCAGCACGATCGCGGAACTGAGTGCGGCAGGCCGCCCGGCGATCCTGATCCCGCTGCCCATCGCGACGGACGATCACCAGGCCGCCAATGCGGCGGAATTGGCGGCAGCGGGCGGTGCGCGATCGATCCGCCAGCACATGTTCACGCCTGCCGAACTGGCGCGGCAGATGGCCGAACTGCTCGCCGATCCCGAAGGGCTGGCCGTCGCTGCTCACGCCGCGTGGAATTGCGGCCGCCCCGATGCGGCGCGTGACTTGGCTGATCTGGTGGAAGGGTTCGGCGGCACCCCGGTGCAGGACGTGATCCGTGTGGCGCCCGCCTCCGCCCCGCTGCTTGGCGGTGCGGCGGAGCCGGCGGCATGA